Sequence from the Microbacterium faecale genome:
TCTCCCAGGCGGCGCGCAGCGACGACGAGGCGATCGGGGCGACGAGTTCGCACCCGGTGTGGGTCGTTCGCGCGCTGCGGCGCGCTCTTGCGGCGGATGGTCGTCCGGACGACCTCGACGCGCTCCTCGAGGCGGACAATGCCGCACCGGCGGTCACGATGGCCGCGCTGCCGGGCCTGGCGGAGCCGGCTGCGTCCCGCACGCGCTTCTCGCCGATCGGCTTCCGCGCGCCGTCCGGCGATCCCGAACGCCTTGTCCGGGGGTCGGGCGGCGCCGTTCGCGTGCAGGACGAGGGCTCTCAGCTGGTCGCTCTTGCCCTCGCGCGGCTCGAGCCGACACGCGTCGGGGAGCGGTGGCTCGACCTCTGCGCCGGCCCCGGCGGGAAGACCGCCGTCCTGGCGGCCGACGCGGTCACGGTCGGAGCGACGCTCGAGGCGAACGAGATCTCGCCTGCCCGCGCCGGCCTCGTGCGGCACGCGCTCGAGGCGCTGCCCGACGAGGTGCCGGTGCTCGAGAGGGACGGACGCGAGCTCGCGGCCGAGCAGCCCGGCCGGTACGACCGGATCCTTGTCGACGCGCCGTGCACGGGGCTCGGCGCCCTGCGTCGGCGGCCTGAGGCACGTTGGCGCAAGACGCCGGCCGACGTCGCGCCGCTCGTCGAGACGCAACGCGGTCTTCTCACCTCGGCGATCGACGCGCTCGCCCCCGGCGGCGTCGTCGCGTACGTGACCTGCTCTCCGCACCTCGCGGAGACGGTCGGTGTCGTGACCGACGTCGCTGCGGCGCGTTCCGATGTCGAGTTCATCGATGCCGCCGCGGCGCTCCAGGCGGTGTCGCGGGGTCCGCTCGAGCTCGGCACGCGGGAGGACGGGCCGCCGGTGGCTCAG
This genomic interval carries:
- a CDS encoding RsmB/NOP family class I SAM-dependent RNA methyltransferase, coding for MQPVREVAYRVIRAVDVDDAYANLLLPVEIERAGLGGADAALATELTYGTLRRRGTYDAIIRLAADRDPADIDGGVLDALRLGAHQLLSTRVASHAAVNESVTLATRASGRGAGGFANAVLRRIARETPGDWSARISQAARSDDEAIGATSSHPVWVVRALRRALAADGRPDDLDALLEADNAAPAVTMAALPGLAEPAASRTRFSPIGFRAPSGDPERLVRGSGGAVRVQDEGSQLVALALARLEPTRVGERWLDLCAGPGGKTAVLAADAVTVGATLEANEISPARAGLVRHALEALPDEVPVLERDGRELAAEQPGRYDRILVDAPCTGLGALRRRPEARWRKTPADVAPLVETQRGLLTSAIDALAPGGVVAYVTCSPHLAETVGVVTDVAAARSDVEFIDAAAALQAVSRGPLELGTREDGPPVAQLWPHRHGTDAMFLALLRRRA